From Daucus carota subsp. sativus chromosome 6, DH1 v3.0, whole genome shotgun sequence:
CTATGCGACTAAAGTAGCCAAAATATAGTTTCACAATTTATGGCAACTTGTTGTTAAGGATTGTACTTACAAGATATCACTACCCTCTTTGTCCTAAAATATGATGGTTCTTTTTATACctattgataatttttttgtgttGGTTGAAGGCCGAGACAGATAGGGAAGCAGGAGGGAACAGGGGTGTTTCAGATAAGCAAATACGCTTAAAGATTTTTTCACCAAATGTTCTTGACATCACTCTGGTGGATTTGCCGGGTATAACGAAGGTTCCAGTAGGTGACCAGCCTTCTGACATAGAAGCTCGCATTAGAACAATGATCATGTCATATATCAAGCTTCCAAGCTGTTTAATACTAGCAGTTACACCAGCTAATTCTGATCTTGCCAACTCAGATGCCCTTCAAATAGCTGGAAATGCTGATCCAAATGGTAATTTTCTGAATTGTATGTCATTTTCTTAGTTTGCTATCATCTGTCAGCTGAATTAGAAGTAAAAGTTATTTTAGGATGGTATTGCTGCTAGCtgaatatttgattcatatCAAATGCAGGTGATCGAACAATTGGAGTAATCACAAAGGTGATTTAgagtttatttttcttttttcttacaAGTATAAATCAACATTTACCTTGGATGCTGAACCTtgtagattatttttttttggttatttAGCTTGATATCATGGACAGAGGCACTGATGCCCGCAACTTCTTACTGGGAAAAGTAATCCCCCTTCGGCTTGGTTATGTAGGTGTTGTAAATCGTAGTCAAGAGGTAATTCTTCTTAACTTGTTGGTGCATTATCATGAATTTGATATATGGTGGCCGACTGGTTCTACTCCAGGAAGGCCTGGTTCCTTTTATCTTACCTGTAGTTCATATaacgtttttttttatatgttttgaatTCTGTAGCTGGTTGCACTGAAATAGCAAAAATGTGCTCCCTTTAATTTTAAATGCCCAGTTTAAATTTATCAGAAAAGAATAAATAAGATGATAATCATTGAAACAAAAGAATATTGATCGACAGGTGCAACTTAAGATATTGAGGCAAAACTACTTTCTGGACTTCGGATATCCATGTTATTTGTGTTATcaatttgtttgataatttgggaggcatctgacaTGCTTTTGTTTAACTATGTTCGATCAGGATATTACGCTCAATCGATCCATTAAAGATGCACTTGCGGCTGAAGAAAAGTTCTTCCGCAGTCGTCCAGTACGATCTTACTCATTTTGAATTTTACCTCGACTCCTGTCGCAGTTGTATCATCTGTGTTGATTATTTGTTCTGCATGAGTGCAGGTTTATAATGAACTTACTGATCGTTGTGGAGTTCCCCAGCTGGCAAAAAAGTTGAATCAGGTAGATAATGTTGTCTAGTAGTCGTTTTTTATGTTGTACTTGTAAGTCTGCTTAAAACTCAAGCATGCATGTATCTCCACTAAGACTAAGACCCCTTAATTTGTGTTACCAAGTGTTAGGCATAACTACTAGGCTATAATGTTAGGGAAACCTGTGTACTCTTTTAAGTCCAACCTGGTTTTATGTTTCCATGTGTAGTTTTTTAGTCCAACCTGCTATATGCAATAGTATAATGCTGGCTTTGCAGAGATCTGCAAAGTTACAACCTCACTTGCATTCCTTATTTTCAGATCTTGGTGCAACATATCAAGGCATTGCTTCCAGGGCTTAAATCACGCATTAGTGCTGCACTAGTTTCCGTCGCAAAGGAGCATGCTAGTTATGGGGAAATAACAGAATCAAAGGTACTCGAATTTCCCCCCTCTTATTGCTAAAAGTGATACTGAACAAATctgtatatttaaaaaaaaattattagttaattatatttgtatgtaATATAGACGACTACAAGACTTGTGGTACAGAAGGAAATCAGTTTTTTATATACAGGCAAAACAGTGAATTGGATAGCATTTCCAAATAAATTCTGTTCTTTTTGGTTATTTTGTTTCAGTATATACATACATGTGTCAGTTACCCAATGCACACCTTTTGCCTGTCTTCTACGTATGACATATTTTGCTGGttaattataatatgaaatGAAAAACAAGAGAGCTTCAGGATGATACCAAATAAAAAACAAGTGAGTTTCAGGGGGAGAACTTGATGTGTGAAAAATTATAATAGGCAGACCCAACTTTATATCTCAGGCAATATAATATGCTATATTATTGATCATATTCTAgtgatatattctatatataataagctTAAGAGGGGTCCTTTGCCTAGATACAATATTCtaataaagatataataaagGTCTTGTAATTTATTCCCGATAACTACGAAAAGTGCTATTTGATAATTTCAATACATGCcataaaataagataaattgATATATCATAATTAATGTGTAGAAAAACATACAAGTATAGTAGCACatagttatatttttaatttttgaattaaaacataAAGTATATAATAAAACGTGTTTTTTGCATGGGATGGGAGCTTGTATGCAACACACTAGTAATAAACCAAATAAATGAATGTCAAGCAAGTGACTTGCTGTGCCATATAATTAAGAAATGCGAGGCCAACTTATTTTTGAGTCTGTTTATTGTTCTTTATAATTGATGCATGTTTGAAGATATGTTAAACAATAGTAATCCACAAATGAATAAATATCAAGCAGTATCTCTTAGCATACTTGTCTCTTTATTTTATCACCAGGCTGGCCAGGGAGCTCTTCTTTTAAACATTCTTTCAAAGTATTCTGAAGGTAATCTTATTTAGCCATTTTAGTGATGTTGAGACTTTATCGATAGAATTTATTACTTTCTCATGACGGTGGGCTTGGAACTTGCTGATGGTGTCAATTGTATGTTGGAACAGCTTTCTCTTCTATGATCGAGGGAAAGAACGAAGAAATGTCAACATCTGAGCTGTCCGGTGGAGCAAGAATTCATTATATATTCCAATCAATATTTGTGAAGAGTTTGGAGgttctccctccctccctctctctctctcccctcccaccctccctccatctctctctccccccctccccctcctCATTTGGGAACTATAATGTAGAATTCTTTCCAACTATCAATGTATAATCCCTCCCCCCTCCCTTGTCTGGAACAATAATGTAAAATTCTGTCCAACTATCAATGTATAATTTGCTCCAAATTTAATGTACAATTCTGTAGAGTAACATCAGAAGTATCATCTATAGTATAGTGCATAACTAGTCATATAGAGCCTGTTTGCCTTGGCTTTAAGCCCGGACTTAAAGCTATTTTTAACTTCAAgttgaaaaatgtttgtttgtgtaaaaagtcataAGCGGgcttaaagttaaaaacaagccAGAAATGACTAAAAGCTAGAGGTTGGTAGAATCTACCTTTTTtataaacttattttatttttatgattttttaaattaaagtcaatttcaacaataaaataaataacgtATCGAATTTATtcttactattttatttttattaatttgtaagtcatctataatataaaattacccATACAGACAATTTAAGCTAACCATTTATCACATTAAGTCACTAAAGCTTTAGGTAATTATTTAAAGCTACCCAAATGGGCTCATAGGCTGTTCTCAAAGTAGGCTCTGGTGAAATATCAAGTTGTCTCTGTTTCAGGAGGTTGACCCATGTGAGGATTTAACTGATGATGATATCCGAACTGCCATTCAGAATGCAACTGGTCCTAGATCCGCACTATTTGTACCAGAAGTATGTCTTTCTTTACTGCTCATGGCGTCCTTGcatctctctttctttttgaagtCATTCTTCTATGTTTGAAGTTTCTCTATTATAGTAAGATGTTGGCATGATTACATATTTAACTATATCAATATTTCAATGTATAGGTTCCATTTGAAGTTCTCATTCGAAGACAGATTGCACGCTTGCTTGATCCAAGTCTCCAATGTGCAAGATTCATTTACGATGAGCTAATAAAGGTAAGAATTTCTTAGTGATATTATGAGACTCTAAATTGCTGCTAACATCATTTTATCTTAGATGAGCCACCGGTGTATGGTAAATGAGCTGCAGCGCTTTCCTATTCTGAGAAAGCGCATGGATGAGGTCATTGGCAATTTTTTGCGAGAAGGTCTTGAACCATCTGAAACCATGATTGGGCACATTGTTGAAATGGAGGTATATGCTTGAGACATAAATGATATCCTTTCTCCTGgctttacatatatgtaaaaCACTGGATATTGGATGATGAATATTATGACATCTATAGACGAAGAGGCAACTGCAAGTTTCTTTATTTGATCTGCATTAGCATATGTATACTCTAGAATAAAAAACCAAATTATGAAGCAAGAAGCTTATTACAAAAACACAAGGTTTTCAATTTAAACAGCATGGCGTGGTTGGAGTTGGTAACTACTTGACATGTACATGGGCCATATGGCttcttaatatatgttatatagtCATCTTTTTTCCTCCCATTATGTTTTGTATGTTTTCATTGTTATATTCTGCAATTTCTTTTAATGCTGCCAAATTTCGGAGTCCATTACAGTATGTATTGATAAGGCTAATCATGTCCAGTATCTGTCCAAATATGTCGAAGTACGATTGGATGCTTGTTTCTAGTGTTGATATTGTTTCATTCTGTTGAATGTTATGACATGTAATAGTAATAGTGAACAGGTTCTTATCtgtttgtattaatttttaacttgATATATAATGTACATGTCTTTTTTCAGATGGACTACATTAACACTTCACACCCGAATTTTATTGGTGGAAGTAAGGCTGTAGAAATGGCATTACAGGAGATGAAATCTCTCAGGGCGGCTGCTTCAACTATTGCTAGACATAAGGTATGCTTGGTGTTTGGATGTTGCAAGAATAGCAGCTCTTGAACCTTTATCTTCTCCCTCTCTCCTGGATTAATGATGCCTGTGTTCGTCTGTATTAAAGCTTTAATTTGTTCTACCAAAATTTCTTTGGTGGTGGCATTTTTTTGATCTAGGATGAACCTGAGAAAGCACCATCATCTGAGAGAAGTCTTAAATCTCGTGCTATTCTTGCCAGACAAGCGAATGGGATAATCCCAGAACAGGTAGGACTTCATCTTAGTGCAAAaggtttaataaatttgttgttTCCTCCATGGTGTTTTAGGATTATAATTGGCATAAAAGCGTGTCATAAATTCCTGGTGTCTATATTTATGTAATGATATAGTGGAGTCTAATAAGGTGTCCAATGTCAATTCCAAGCCACATTTGTATTATCATGTGAAATttgtttactccctccgtctcattcaTTTATATACTGTTTTTTTTGTATTGCTTGTCATGCATTTTAAGGTTTCtattaaagtatagttctataacttttttctttaatttttatttctgaataaatatataaacattaaatttttattcagaaggaaaaaattaaaataatttatggaaCTATCTtctataagagccttaaaatgcgtgctgATCTCCCAAACGTATATAAATggctgggacagagggagtattactaAGGCAAAGTCACATTGTCGAGTACTCTAGCATTCATTTTACCTGACGcgttttcttgtttttgttccTTGCGACAGGGTGCACGACCAGCAACTGAATCTACTGCACCTGGTATGATACCTCTATTTGTAGtagttgtagacttgtagtcgGTGCCACTTTAAGAATTATACTAGCTACAATATTAATGCTATTCGTTCACCACATACCCGTACAACTAGACTTTCCCTCAACTATCCAcaatttctattttattttattttatttatttatttatttttttttttttgggggttTGAAATTACTGGTTCTATACTCATGAATAATTTATAGTCATCAATGTCTGGTGGCATTATATGTGAGATGCCTTTGCCATCTCAGAGAAGTCGAGGCAATTATAGTTCTCCCTAGCAGAGTTTGAAATATTAGAGAGTAAAATACTAAGATTATAGTTGAAATAACTTGAGTCTCTACTCTCATGAATGCTTTCTTGTCATCAATGTCTGGCGGCATTATATGTGAGATGTCTTCATGCCATCTCAGAGAAGTCGAGGCAATTATAGTTCTCCCTAacagagtttgaaatttgaaatattagagAGTAAGATACTAAGATTCGTTCCAGCTATTAGTG
This genomic window contains:
- the LOC108227540 gene encoding dynamin-related protein 3B: MAADEQLSSPPPSTSPPPSISPAISSLGHSVIPIVNKLQDIFAQLGSSHTIELPQVAVVGSQSSGKSSVLEALVGRDFLPRGSDICTRRPLVLQLLQIKRKGDGVDEEYGEFLHLPGKRFYNFNDIRREIQAETDREAGGNRGVSDKQIRLKIFSPNVLDITLVDLPGITKVPVGDQPSDIEARIRTMIMSYIKLPSCLILAVTPANSDLANSDALQIAGNADPNGDRTIGVITKLDIMDRGTDARNFLLGKVIPLRLGYVGVVNRSQEDITLNRSIKDALAAEEKFFRSRPVYNELTDRCGVPQLAKKLNQILVQHIKALLPGLKSRISAALVSVAKEHASYGEITESKAGQGALLLNILSKYSEAFSSMIEGKNEEMSTSELSGGARIHYIFQSIFVKSLEEVDPCEDLTDDDIRTAIQNATGPRSALFVPEVPFEVLIRRQIARLLDPSLQCARFIYDELIKMSHRCMVNELQRFPILRKRMDEVIGNFLREGLEPSETMIGHIVEMEMDYINTSHPNFIGGSKAVEMALQEMKSLRAAASTIARHKDEPEKAPSSERSLKSRAILARQANGIIPEQGARPATESTAPGSTNVSSWGISSIFGGSDNRVAAKENLTSKPFNEPIQTIEPSFSMIHLREPPTVLRPSDTNSEQEAVEITVTKKLLRSYYDIVRKNIEDFVPKAIMHFLVNHTKRELHNVFIKKLYRDNLFEEMLQEPDEVSIKRKRTRETLRVLQQAFRTLDELPVDADAVERGYSLNADTTGLPKIHGLPSSSFYTTSSGSTESYTASPKNPRSRKSSHSGELYSSHITADSNGGGRNSFLGMYPTVEI